From a region of the Methanoculleus receptaculi genome:
- a CDS encoding formylmethanofuran dehydrogenase subunit A, with translation MSEFLIKNGFVFDPLQGIKGDRMEIAVRDGKIVETGALRHPETIDASGMTVMGGGIDIHAHVVGPKVNVGRLFRPEDKLFKSPLKRCSRMEMGFSVPSTFKAGYDYARMGYVFVNEAAMPPLHSPHVHEEIRDTPIIDNAAMPVFANNWFTLEYLKNHEIENNAAYTAWLLRATRGFAIKAVNPGGTEAWGWGLNCENVHDPVPYFDITPAEIIKGLIETNEHLGLPHSVHLHCNNLGNPGNYTDTLDSLKLAEGYTPKNNFGREQVLHATHLQFHSYGGDSWGNFESRAPEVIDYVNSHDNITIDIGQVTLDETTTMTADGPFEHHLRALNNLKWANTDVELETAAGVVPYIYSPKVKVCTIQWAVGLELALLSKDLMRTFVSTDHPNAGPFTRYPRVITWLMSRAARDATMKTFKWLEKTIDATSIDSIDRELDLYEIAQMTRAGPAMALGISNTYGGLAPGMDADIAIYPLNPENMPSDPAEIEKAFSRCAWLLKDGVVTVRDGEVLTEPAKRTVWVDVNVPENAQVQRDIYEHFLRHYSVNLDNYSLFEEHLFNPRVIEVDTTQ, from the coding sequence ATGAGCGAATTTTTGATCAAGAACGGTTTTGTCTTTGACCCCCTGCAGGGGATCAAGGGCGACCGCATGGAGATCGCGGTCAGGGACGGCAAGATCGTGGAGACAGGCGCTCTGCGGCATCCGGAGACAATCGACGCATCCGGTATGACGGTGATGGGAGGCGGTATTGACATTCATGCCCACGTGGTCGGGCCGAAGGTGAATGTCGGCCGACTCTTCCGTCCGGAGGATAAACTATTCAAAAGTCCTCTGAAACGCTGCAGCCGCATGGAGATGGGTTTCTCCGTTCCCTCCACCTTCAAGGCCGGTTACGACTACGCACGTATGGGCTACGTCTTTGTCAACGAGGCGGCGATGCCGCCGCTCCACTCACCCCACGTCCACGAGGAGATCCGGGATACCCCGATCATCGACAACGCCGCGATGCCGGTCTTTGCTAACAACTGGTTCACCCTTGAATACCTCAAGAACCATGAGATCGAGAACAACGCAGCGTATACTGCCTGGCTACTCCGTGCAACCCGGGGGTTCGCCATCAAGGCCGTCAATCCCGGTGGAACCGAGGCCTGGGGATGGGGGCTGAACTGTGAGAACGTCCACGACCCTGTTCCGTACTTCGATATCACCCCGGCAGAGATAATCAAGGGTCTCATCGAGACAAACGAGCATCTCGGTCTCCCACACTCGGTGCACCTGCACTGCAACAACCTTGGCAACCCCGGCAACTATACCGACACGCTCGACTCACTCAAACTCGCCGAGGGATACACCCCGAAGAACAACTTCGGCCGTGAGCAAGTGCTCCACGCCACTCATCTCCAGTTCCACTCCTACGGCGGTGATTCATGGGGGAACTTCGAGTCGCGGGCACCTGAGGTCATCGACTACGTGAACTCCCACGACAACATCACCATCGACATCGGCCAGGTGACTCTCGATGAGACCACCACCATGACGGCGGACGGCCCGTTTGAGCACCACCTGCGTGCCTTAAACAACCTGAAGTGGGCAAACACCGACGTTGAACTCGAGACCGCTGCAGGCGTCGTGCCCTACATATACAGCCCGAAGGTTAAGGTCTGCACCATCCAGTGGGCGGTGGGCCTTGAGCTTGCCCTTCTCTCGAAGGACCTGATGCGGACGTTCGTCTCCACCGATCACCCGAACGCCGGGCCTTTTACTCGCTACCCACGGGTCATCACCTGGCTGATGAGCAGGGCTGCACGCGATGCGACCATGAAGACGTTCAAGTGGCTTGAGAAGACTATCGATGCAACCTCTATCGACAGCATCGACCGCGAGCTCGATCTCTACGAGATCGCGCAGATGACCCGTGCAGGGCCGGCAATGGCGCTCGGTATCAGCAACACCTACGGCGGGCTTGCACCCGGCATGGACGCTGATATCGCTATCTACCCCCTCAACCCGGAGAATATGCCCTCTGATCCGGCGGAGATCGAGAAGGCCTTCTCCCGCTGCGCCTGGCTTCTGAAAGACGGCGTTGTGACGGTCAGGGATGGCGAAGTCCTCACGGAGCCTGCAAAACGGACAGTCTGGGTCGATGTCAATGTCCCGGAGAATGCGCAGGTGCAGAGAGACATCTACGAGCACTTCCTCCGCCACTACAGCGTGAACCTTGACAACTACTCGCTCTTCGAGGAACACCTCTTCAACCCACGGGTGATCGAGGTCGATACGACACAATGA
- a CDS encoding formylmethanofuran dehydrogenase subunit B produces the protein MPKRIENVGCPYCGVCCDDLVVTVSDDGKKILEVENACAIGNQIYHHATDSERVKLPRLRQPDGTYKEISYDEAIDYAARVLYNARKPLIYGFGSTNCEGMAAAAKVGEKAGAILDNCASICHGSSLLAIFDNGYPSCTLGEVKNRADVILYWGANPAHAHPRHMSRYSIFPRGFFTGKGHKSRKIIVIDPRYTDTARVADIYLQVKQGYDYDLFDAFRTVVRGHEIPEEVAGIKREKIHEVAEIMKNARFGTIFYGMGLCHTDGRNHNIDIAISLTRDLNDFTKWTIMAMRGHYNITGPNQVWSWQYGFPYCLDLSKRDIAHMNPGETSSIDLAMRGEIDAFFNVATDAGAHFPIAAVKELRKHPWITIDPNICMASEISDLHIPVGIVGVEVPGIVYRMDNVPIQYRKVIDPPEGVISDEELFERIYQRLCDLEAEDAAKERAKTTPEGVPAED, from the coding sequence ATGCCAAAGAGAATCGAGAACGTCGGATGCCCATACTGCGGTGTCTGCTGTGACGACCTTGTCGTGACCGTATCGGACGATGGAAAAAAGATACTTGAGGTGGAGAATGCCTGTGCCATTGGCAACCAGATCTACCACCATGCAACAGACAGCGAGAGAGTCAAATTGCCCCGTCTCCGCCAGCCGGACGGCACCTACAAGGAGATCTCCTACGACGAGGCTATCGACTACGCGGCGAGAGTACTATACAACGCCAGGAAGCCCCTCATTTACGGGTTCGGATCGACCAACTGCGAGGGCATGGCCGCAGCGGCCAAGGTCGGCGAGAAAGCGGGTGCCATACTCGACAACTGCGCCTCCATATGTCACGGGAGTTCTCTTCTGGCCATATTCGACAACGGTTACCCGAGTTGCACCCTCGGGGAGGTCAAGAACCGGGCGGACGTCATCCTCTACTGGGGTGCAAACCCAGCCCATGCCCACCCGCGACACATGTCCCGCTACTCGATCTTCCCCCGTGGCTTCTTCACCGGCAAGGGCCACAAGAGCCGCAAGATCATCGTCATTGACCCCCGCTACACCGACACTGCCAGGGTGGCGGACATCTACCTCCAGGTGAAGCAGGGCTACGACTACGACCTCTTCGATGCGTTCCGCACAGTTGTGCGTGGCCACGAGATCCCCGAGGAAGTTGCCGGGATCAAGCGCGAGAAGATCCACGAAGTGGCCGAGATCATGAAAAACGCCCGGTTCGGTACCATATTCTATGGAATGGGACTCTGCCATACTGATGGCCGGAACCACAACATTGACATCGCCATCAGCCTGACGCGTGACCTCAATGACTTCACCAAGTGGACGATCATGGCCATGCGCGGTCACTACAACATCACCGGGCCAAACCAGGTCTGGTCGTGGCAGTATGGCTTCCCCTACTGTCTGGACCTCTCAAAGCGTGACATTGCCCACATGAACCCGGGTGAGACCAGTTCCATCGACCTTGCCATGCGCGGCGAGATAGATGCATTCTTCAACGTGGCGACCGACGCCGGTGCTCACTTCCCGATCGCGGCGGTCAAGGAACTCAGAAAACATCCCTGGATCACCATCGACCCCAACATATGCATGGCAAGCGAGATCTCTGACCTTCACATCCCGGTCGGCATCGTCGGTGTCGAGGTCCCCGGTATCGTCTATCGTATGGATAACGTCCCGATCCAGTACCGCAAGGTCATCGACCCGCCCGAGGGCGTTATCAGCGACGAGGAACTCTTCGAGCGGATCTACCAGAGGCTCTGTGACCTGGAGGCGGAAGATGCCGCGAAAGAGCGGGCTAAGACCACGCCGGAGGGAGTCCCCGCGGAGGATTGA
- a CDS encoding molybdopterin dinucleotide binding domain-containing protein, whose product MANKITLNMITQRSIEEGVAMEKGKTTPEYFEACSIIEMHDEDIKALGLVPNQVVRVTSECGSVVVKVVKGRQTLYPGLAFIPQGVWANQIVPPRTQATGEPQYSGFPVTVEPAARGERRKSALELVQGAVGMWRGEE is encoded by the coding sequence ATGGCGAACAAGATTACGCTGAACATGATCACCCAGCGTTCCATCGAGGAAGGTGTCGCGATGGAAAAGGGCAAAACAACCCCGGAATACTTTGAGGCATGCTCGATCATCGAGATGCATGATGAAGACATCAAGGCGCTCGGCCTGGTTCCTAACCAGGTTGTGCGGGTGACAAGCGAGTGCGGGAGTGTGGTTGTCAAGGTCGTTAAGGGACGCCAGACTCTCTATCCTGGTCTTGCATTCATCCCGCAGGGTGTCTGGGCAAACCAGATCGTCCCACCAAGGACACAGGCAACCGGGGAACCCCAGTACAGCGGTTTTCCTGTGACGGTCGAGCCCGCTGCCAGGGGCGAGAGGCGCAAGAGCGCACTTGAACTTGTCCAGGGGGCCGTTGGAATGTGGAGAGGTGAAGAGTAA